One Spinacia oleracea cultivar Varoflay chromosome 4, BTI_SOV_V1, whole genome shotgun sequence DNA segment encodes these proteins:
- the LOC110787726 gene encoding auxin-responsive protein SAUR19: MVFRLPSMITNTKEIVLKRRNKIQGGVPKGHLAVYVGDYNEGKKRYVVPLSCLSNPAFQELLSLSEEEFGFSHPTGGLTLPCDEDTFIHVVTCQLDSPGKYED, translated from the coding sequence ATGGTTTTCCGATTGCCTTCTATGATCACAAACACCAAAGAAATTGTACTAAAGAGGCGTAACAAAATTCAGGGTGGAGTTCCAAAGGGGCACCTTGCAGTATATGTGGGAGACTATAATGAAGGTAAGAAGCGGTATGTGGTGCCTTTATCTTGCTTGAGTAATCCCGCATTTCAAGAACTGCTTAGCCTTTCTGAGGAAGAGTTTGGCTTTAGTCATCCCACTGGTGGACTCACCCTTCCCTGCGATGAAGATACATTCATCCATGTCGTTACCTGTCAATTAGATTCACCAGGAAAATATGAAGATTGA